AACTTCCCGAAAAAGACCGTTTCATGAAAGGCTTATTCTGCTGGCCGGGGTTTAAGAATACCACGCTCGAATTTGAACGCCCGTTACGCGCCGAGGGTGAAACGAAATTCAACATGTGGAAACTCTGGAATTTCGCCATATCGGGTATTGCCTCGTTCAGCACCATGCCAATTCGCATGGGAATCTATGTCGGCTTGCTAATTTCGGCTGCATCTTTTGTGTATGCCCTTTTTATTATTACCAAAACCGCAGTTTTCGGTGTAGATGTCCCTGGTTACGCATCCATAATGGTTGTGGTTCTGTTTTTAGGCGGTATCCAATTATTCTTTATGGGATTGATGGGCGAATACATTGGCCGTATTTATAAGGAAGTTAAAAACCGACCCTTGTACGTGGTTGAAGAAGCAATCAATTTTGATGAGTAGCCCGTTTTGGATATGGTGATTTCATTTGTAAAACAACGGATTTCCCGCGAGCTCGTTTATCAGCTAGCGGTTTTCGGAGTTGTGGGAGTGAGTGCGACTCTGACGCATTATTTCGTCGCACTTTTCTCTCACGAATGGGCGCAGGTTGCCCTTTACTACGCCAATATCATGGGATACTGCGCGGCGGTTGCAATCTCGTATTTTGGGCACGGTAAGTTGACCTTTCGCCGAGAGCTGAATTGGCCTGTGTTTCTGAGGTTTGCGATTGTTTCTCTAACCACGCTAGGCTTGAGTGAATTGATATTGTTAGCATTGGAAACATGGCTTGCAGTTTCCCATCGAATTTCCCTGGCGGTAGTGGTGTGTACCATACCAGTGATTACATTTCTTTTGAGTAAGCTTTGGGTTTTTCGAAAGAGCTAGGAGCGCTGATGAATGCGGTGTTGATCGTTTATGCTACGGTTGATGGTCACACAAAAAAAATCAGCTTCAGCCTTGCCAGAAGCTTCCAAACGTTTGGGTTTACAACTCAGGTGGTGTCGGTTGAAAAGTTGACGGGCGCTGATATTCAGGCTGCTAGTCATATAATAATAGGTGCGAGTATACGTTACGGCAGGCATCACAAACTCGTTTATGAATTGATCGAGAAATATCGCAAGGCATTGGTCCAAAAGAATGCCGCCTTCTTTTCTGTCAATCTCGTTGCCCGAAAACCAGAAAAGCGCGATCCGTACACGAATCCCTATACTAAAAAGTTCCTGCAAGAAGTGCACTGGCGTCCTGCTTGCGCAGCGGTATTTGCCGGGCGATTAAATTACCGCATCTATTCTTTTTGGGATAAGCATATGATTCGATTCATTATGTGGATTACCCACGGCCCAACGGACCCCACAACAGATATCGAGTTTACCGATTGGCCTCAAGTAGAAGCATTTGCGCAAACCGTTGCTCAGCTTAACAAAAACAGCTAACGCCAATATTTAGACCACACGTTAATTACTTTGTGGGAATAGGTGTA
The DNA window shown above is from Alteromonadaceae bacterium 2753L.S.0a.02 and carries:
- a CDS encoding menaquinone-dependent protoporphyrinogen oxidase, whose product is MNAVLIVYATVDGHTKKISFSLARSFQTFGFTTQVVSVEKLTGADIQAASHIIIGASIRYGRHHKLVYELIEKYRKALVQKNAAFFSVNLVARKPEKRDPYTNPYTKKFLQEVHWRPACAAVFAGRLNYRIYSFWDKHMIRFIMWITHGPTDPTTDIEFTDWPQVEAFAQTVAQLNKNS
- a CDS encoding putative flippase GtrA, with the translated sequence MVISFVKQRISRELVYQLAVFGVVGVSATLTHYFVALFSHEWAQVALYYANIMGYCAAVAISYFGHGKLTFRRELNWPVFLRFAIVSLTTLGLSELILLALETWLAVSHRISLAVVVCTIPVITFLLSKLWVFRKS